A window of the Desulfovibrio sp. TomC genome harbors these coding sequences:
- a CDS encoding SpoIIE family protein phosphatase, producing MRIRWKLFWLLAAISLVPLLLLRVNSQRALSHLAERLSSRVGAHLVAEAKTHLERLVEDHARILAARRQSLVLAAAMQAAAVEAALAAPAADAPKDLSGAVVVLSSAAGPGMGMGMGRRQPPADAAGFTETPGYFRIEPDGERLPLPIDSSRVLLRLPPGSTAANPPPLAAALAALAPTLTRIATLTGPLAHFQTVALTSGLAVVSPAIPDTPRRMDPTQAPWYLAAVTAAAPVWTPPQAEPGTGRVSVAVGSPVHRPDGTVAGATAIFTPLDDLLASVTSPGHMAGDVETLLVQAEPGNDGPPRLLVEAGDVARSPRHGGHGWLVFVTPAPLASPDGDALAAMAANVAAGTSGVERLTYNGRDCLAAYAKTGEGEALLQIAPVAQVLAEAEAVAGDVEGSIRRLYTFGTFIVGAVMLALLFLSLSASRAVTRPILALTAAARRLAAGDFTVRVPATGRDEIAELGRVFNDLAPTLDAHLRLCEAIELASEIQRNLLPATPPAVPGLALAALCRYCDETGGDYYDFLPFDGPKAGRVGLAVGDVTGHGLGAALLMTTARALLRPRAAAPGTPAEVLADVNRELARDTMGTGRFMTLFYMELDPVRRTAAYARAGHDPALRHNPATGQTTELSCRGMILGATGDARYETGHVADLLPGEILLIGSDGLWEARNAKDEMFGKARTRAVLAAAAPDGPEAVCRALMDALDAFRGPIPLADDVTLLAAALTRTANP from the coding sequence GTGCGCATCCGCTGGAAACTCTTCTGGCTCTTGGCAGCCATCTCCCTGGTGCCGCTCTTGCTGTTGCGCGTCAACAGCCAGCGGGCTTTATCCCATCTGGCCGAGCGGCTCTCCAGCCGCGTCGGCGCGCATCTCGTGGCCGAAGCCAAGACCCACCTGGAACGGCTCGTCGAAGACCATGCCCGGATTCTCGCCGCCCGCCGCCAATCCCTGGTCCTGGCCGCAGCCATGCAGGCGGCAGCCGTGGAAGCCGCCCTGGCCGCCCCTGCGGCCGACGCGCCCAAGGACCTCTCTGGCGCGGTGGTCGTCCTCTCCAGCGCGGCCGGACCGGGCATGGGCATGGGCATGGGCCGCCGCCAGCCGCCGGCCGACGCCGCCGGCTTCACCGAAACCCCGGGCTACTTCCGCATCGAACCCGACGGCGAACGGCTGCCCCTGCCGATTGATTCCTCGCGGGTCCTGCTGCGCCTGCCTCCCGGTTCCACCGCCGCCAACCCGCCGCCGCTCGCCGCCGCCCTGGCCGCCCTGGCCCCGACCTTGACCCGCATCGCCACCCTGACCGGCCCCCTGGCTCATTTCCAGACCGTCGCCCTGACCAGCGGACTGGCCGTCGTTTCCCCGGCCATCCCCGACACGCCCCGGCGCATGGACCCGACCCAGGCCCCCTGGTACCTGGCCGCGGTCACCGCCGCCGCCCCGGTCTGGACCCCGCCCCAGGCCGAACCCGGCACCGGGCGCGTGTCCGTAGCCGTGGGCAGCCCGGTCCATCGCCCGGATGGGACCGTGGCCGGGGCCACGGCCATCTTTACGCCCTTGGACGACCTGCTGGCCTCGGTGACCAGCCCCGGCCATATGGCCGGCGACGTGGAAACACTCCTCGTCCAGGCCGAACCTGGAAACGACGGCCCCCCCCGCCTGCTCGTCGAAGCCGGCGACGTGGCCCGCAGCCCCCGCCACGGCGGCCACGGCTGGCTGGTCTTCGTCACCCCCGCCCCCCTGGCCTCGCCCGACGGCGACGCCCTGGCCGCCATGGCGGCCAACGTGGCCGCCGGCACGTCCGGCGTCGAACGCCTGACCTACAACGGCCGGGATTGTCTGGCCGCTTACGCCAAAACCGGCGAAGGCGAAGCCCTGCTGCAAATCGCCCCGGTGGCCCAAGTGCTGGCCGAAGCCGAGGCCGTGGCCGGCGATGTGGAAGGGAGCATCCGCCGGCTCTATACCTTTGGCACCTTCATCGTTGGCGCGGTCATGCTGGCCCTGCTCTTTCTTTCCCTGTCCGCCTCCCGCGCCGTCACCCGCCCCATCCTGGCCCTCACCGCCGCCGCCCGGCGGCTGGCGGCCGGCGATTTCACCGTGCGCGTGCCGGCCACAGGCCGCGACGAAATCGCCGAACTCGGCCGGGTGTTTAACGATCTCGCCCCCACCCTCGACGCCCACCTCCGCTTGTGTGAGGCCATTGAACTGGCCAGCGAGATCCAGCGCAACCTGCTGCCGGCCACCCCCCCGGCCGTTCCCGGACTGGCCCTGGCCGCGCTTTGCCGCTACTGCGACGAAACCGGCGGCGACTACTACGATTTCCTGCCCTTTGACGGCCCCAAGGCCGGACGGGTCGGACTGGCGGTCGGCGACGTCACCGGCCATGGCCTGGGCGCGGCGCTGCTCATGACCACTGCCCGGGCCTTGCTGCGTCCCCGGGCCGCCGCCCCGGGCACGCCGGCCGAGGTGCTCGCCGACGTCAACCGGGAACTGGCCCGCGACACCATGGGCACAGGCCGGTTCATGACCCTCTTTTATATGGAGCTTGACCCGGTCCGACGCACGGCGGCCTACGCCCGGGCCGGGCATGATCCCGCCCTGCGCCACAATCCGGCCACCGGCCAGACCACGGAACTCTCCTGCCGGGGCATGATCCTTGGCGCAACCGGCGACGCCCGCTACGAAACCGGCCACGTAGCCGATCTGCTCCCGGGAGAAATCCTGCTCATCGGCTCCGACGGCCTGTGGGAAGCCCGAAACGCCAAGGACGAGATGTTCGGCAAGGCACGCACCCGGGCCGTCCTGGCCGCCGCCGCCCCAGACGGTCCCGAAGCGGTGTGCCGCGCCCTCATGGACGCCCTGGACGCCTTCCGGGGTCCGATCCCCCTGGCTGACGACGTCACCCTGCTGGCCGCCGCCCTCACCCGAACCGCCAACCCGTAA
- a CDS encoding DUF2231 domain-containing protein, producing the protein MSQTPDKRFTPQELAGFDGSDGKPVYLAHNGIVYDVTTSRLWKAGKHMNRHHAGGDMGLELSQAPHSPDVLERFPQVGILEAEALKPEPVADRVPAWLSRFMKRFPMLKRHPHPMTVHFPIAFCVAAPICLVLALVTGWPGFAASVAVLLGAATLFTPIAIVTGLFTWWLNYASARIPPILVKLAATPVLFLAVLWAFIECVKTPDIMAHPGDHLGFVLVVLALFPLVSVVGWFGAALTFPPHDD; encoded by the coding sequence ATGAGCCAGACCCCGGACAAGCGATTCACGCCCCAGGAATTGGCCGGCTTCGACGGCAGCGACGGCAAACCCGTCTACCTGGCCCACAACGGCATCGTCTACGACGTGACCACAAGCCGCCTGTGGAAAGCCGGCAAACACATGAACCGACACCACGCCGGCGGCGATATGGGCCTCGAACTCTCCCAGGCCCCCCACTCCCCCGACGTCCTGGAACGCTTCCCCCAAGTCGGCATCCTCGAAGCCGAAGCCCTCAAGCCCGAACCCGTGGCCGACCGGGTCCCAGCCTGGCTCTCCCGCTTCATGAAGCGCTTCCCCATGCTCAAACGCCACCCCCACCCCATGACCGTCCACTTCCCCATCGCCTTTTGCGTGGCGGCTCCCATCTGCCTCGTCCTGGCCCTGGTCACCGGCTGGCCCGGCTTTGCCGCCTCTGTGGCCGTACTCCTCGGCGCAGCCACCCTCTTTACCCCCATCGCCATCGTCACCGGCCTGTTCACCTGGTGGCTCAACTACGCCTCAGCCCGCATCCCGCCCATCCTGGTCAAACTCGCCGCCACGCCCGTCCTGTTTCTCGCCGTCCTGTGGGCCTTCATCGAATGCGTCAAAACCCCGGACATCATGGCCCACCCCGGCGACCACCTCGGCTTCGTCCTGGTCGTGCTGGCCCTGTTCCCCCTGGTGTCCGTCGTTGGCTGGTTCGGCGCTGCGCTGACCTTCCCGCCGCATGATGATTAG
- a CDS encoding response regulator, protein MLRALIVDDDPVSKRFLAEILSPYATCDLADNGREGLDAFGRSLADHTPYDLIFLDIMMPGMDGHQALEGMRHLERSQGVGIADTAKVIMVSASDDSRNVYRAFFQGQALSFLQKPFTIDTVLGELRKFDIIDDHATQRSNA, encoded by the coding sequence ATGCTGCGCGCCCTCATCGTTGACGACGATCCCGTCAGCAAACGCTTCCTGGCGGAAATTCTTTCTCCCTACGCCACCTGCGATCTGGCAGACAACGGCCGCGAGGGCCTCGACGCCTTTGGCCGGTCACTGGCCGACCACACGCCCTACGACCTCATCTTTCTCGATATCATGATGCCCGGCATGGACGGCCATCAGGCCCTGGAAGGCATGCGCCACCTGGAACGCAGCCAGGGCGTCGGGATCGCCGATACCGCCAAGGTCATCATGGTCTCCGCCTCCGACGACTCCCGAAACGTCTACCGGGCCTTCTTCCAGGGGCAGGCCCTGTCGTTCCTGCAAAAACCCTTCACCATCGATACGGTCCTCGGCGAACTGCGAAAATTCGACATCATTGACGACCACGCCACCCAAAGGAGCAACGCATGA